A region of Astyanax mexicanus isolate ESR-SI-001 chromosome 23, AstMex3_surface, whole genome shotgun sequence DNA encodes the following proteins:
- the LOC125787201 gene encoding uncharacterized protein LOC125787201 — MKGRHNSVISRLKTSQPHIQDLGCICHLVQLATGCGIRALQVPVEDILVGIYSHFDKSAKRCEIYKEFVDFTDSDHLKLLRYCSTRWLSLLTCIQRVLNQWDALQAYFNSHEEVERSAKVRDLGSHLSDPIMKTYFLFLSAALKPLSEFNIAFQSEGVQIHRLEEEMCRLIRRILGCLIPARDIVGVPLREVEYGEGHQLADEELFIGADTKAFIKTTELPVSAEKKIFKSVRRFYEAVLRKMFSSFPLDHPLLRDMKVLDPAARLSINPGTGRC; from the exons ATGAAAGGCAGGCACAACTCTGTTATCAGCAGACTGAAGACCAGCCAGCCCCACATCCAGGACCTTGGTTGTATCTGCCACCTGGTACAGCTAGCCACTGGTTGTGGCATCAGAGCATTACAGGTACCAGTGGAAGACATCTTGGTGGGGATATACAGTCACTTTGATAAAAG TGCCAAAAGGTGTGAAATCTACAAAGAGTTTGTAGATTTCACTGATTCAGACCATCTGAAGCTTCTCAGGTACTGCAGCACCAGATGGCTGAGTCTGTTAACCTGCATCCAGAGAGTGTTGAACCAGTGGGATGCACTACAG GCCTACTTTAACAGTCATGAGGAGGTGGAGAGAAGTGCCAAAGTGCGTGATCTGGGAAGTCATCTGAGTGATCCAATCATGAAGACCTACTTCCTGTTCCTGAGTGCTGCTCTTAAGCCTTTATCTGAATTTAACATTGCCTTCCAG TCAGAAGGAGTACAAATTCATAGACTTGAAGAGGAAATGTGCAGGCTGATCAGGAGGATCCTGGGGTGCCTCATACCAGCCAGGGACATCGTGGGTGTACCTCTCAGGGAGGTGGAGTATGGAGAAGGACATCAGTTGGCTGATGAAGAGCTCTTTATCGGAGCAGACACAAAGGCATTCATAAAAACAACAGAGCTCCCAGTGTCAGCTGAGAAAAAAATTTTCAA ATCCGTGAGAAGATTCTATGAAGCAGTGCTTCGGAAGATGTTCTCCTCCTTTCCACTTGACCATCCACTTCTGAGGGACATGAAAGTGCTGGACCCTGCTGCCCGCCTCAGCATTAACCCAGGGACAGGTAGATGTTAG